The following proteins are encoded in a genomic region of Thermus sp. LT1-2-5:
- a CDS encoding FAD-binding protein translates to MEVRASTLREVVEAVRTYPRLRPKGGGTKPALSAPRAGEVSLSLGGLSGILEYAPEEFVFTAWAGTPIAEVEEALKAHGQYLPFHPPLRAQGATLGGTVAAGLSGPLRHRYGGLRDFLLGVRFVDGEGRVVRGGGKVVKNAAGFPFHRLLVGSLGAFGILVELSFKVFPFPRATRTLRATLPSRESALALLERLRLLPLELLALDLVPPATLEARLGGFPQSVAARLEGLKALLAQEGAQTEVLEEDEAYWEGVRDLRFLEGSPIWVKVPAKPQKVAQLEALPLGPRRYLDGGEVLYAGLDGEGLEALRRAGLPHLVLKGAEDPLYPPPPEAFFAKLKEALDPKGRFPLG, encoded by the coding sequence ATGGAGGTTAGGGCGAGCACCCTGAGGGAGGTGGTGGAGGCGGTGCGGACCTACCCCCGGCTCCGCCCCAAGGGCGGGGGGACCAAGCCCGCCCTTTCCGCCCCCCGGGCGGGGGAGGTGAGCCTGAGCCTCGGAGGGCTTTCCGGCATCCTGGAGTACGCCCCCGAGGAGTTCGTCTTCACCGCCTGGGCCGGGACCCCCATCGCCGAGGTAGAGGAGGCCCTCAAGGCCCACGGGCAGTACCTCCCCTTCCACCCGCCCCTGAGGGCCCAGGGGGCCACCCTGGGGGGCACCGTGGCCGCCGGGCTTTCCGGGCCCCTGCGCCACCGCTATGGGGGCCTTAGGGACTTCCTCCTGGGGGTGCGCTTCGTGGACGGGGAGGGAAGGGTGGTGCGGGGCGGGGGCAAGGTGGTGAAAAACGCCGCCGGCTTCCCCTTCCACCGCCTCCTGGTGGGCTCCCTGGGGGCCTTTGGCATTTTGGTGGAGCTTTCCTTCAAGGTCTTCCCCTTCCCCCGGGCCACCCGGACCCTCCGGGCCACCCTGCCGAGCCGGGAAAGCGCCCTGGCCCTTCTGGAAAGGCTTCGGCTTTTGCCCCTGGAGCTTTTGGCCTTGGACCTCGTCCCCCCCGCCACCCTCGAGGCCCGCCTGGGGGGGTTTCCCCAAAGCGTGGCGGCCCGCCTGGAAGGCCTCAAGGCCCTCCTGGCCCAGGAGGGGGCCCAAACGGAGGTCCTGGAGGAGGACGAGGCCTACTGGGAGGGGGTGCGGGACCTCCGCTTCCTGGAGGGAAGCCCCATCTGGGTGAAGGTACCGGCCAAGCCCCAGAAGGTGGCGCAACTGGAGGCCCTTCCCCTGGGGCCCAGGCGCTACCTGGACGGCGGGGAGGTCCTCTACGCCGGGCTGGACGGGGAAGGCCTCGAGGCCTTGAGGCGTGCGGGGCTTCCCCACCTGGTCCTCAAGGGGGCGGAAGACCCCCTCTACCCCCCGCCCCCCGAGGCCTTCTTCGCCAAGCTCAAGGAAGCCCTGGACCCCAAAGGCCGCTTTCCCTTAGGGTGA
- a CDS encoding heterodisulfide reductase-related iron-sulfur binding cluster: MQHRIPVEALGQEGEVMAHAIEACVHCGFCLPTCPTYVVLQEEMDSPRGRIFLMKEVLEGALPLEEALPYLDRCLACQACVTACPSGVPYGELIATFRLHTEAKRHRYPLERAYRLALLRTLPHPGRFRPLAEMGVRLKPLLQPLPLPKPLKAPLALLPDRLPPEAPYQEVYPAKGERKARVGLLLGCAQRVLRPSINQATLRVLQENGVEVIIPQAQVCCGALNLHAGDKEGAKALARKNLKAFQDVDYVVSNAAGCGSGMKEYPLLFLGEPEEEAARALAAKVKDLTLLLDELGFTPPPPPKTPLRVAYHDACHLAHAQGVREAPRRLLKAAGLEVLEPKEWELCCGSAGTYNLFQPEIAEALGRRKAENLKATEPHLVVTGNIGCLTQISAYLQGLPVLHTAELLALLYEGKDPLAGNEGPGL; this comes from the coding sequence ATGCAGCACCGCATTCCCGTGGAAGCCTTGGGCCAGGAAGGGGAGGTGATGGCCCACGCCATCGAGGCCTGCGTCCACTGCGGCTTCTGTCTCCCCACCTGCCCCACCTACGTGGTCCTCCAGGAGGAGATGGACTCCCCCAGGGGGCGCATCTTCCTCATGAAGGAGGTCCTGGAAGGGGCCCTGCCCCTGGAGGAGGCCCTCCCCTACCTGGACCGTTGCCTGGCCTGCCAGGCCTGCGTCACCGCCTGCCCGAGCGGGGTGCCCTACGGCGAGCTCATCGCTACCTTCCGCCTCCACACCGAGGCCAAGCGCCACCGCTACCCCCTGGAAAGGGCCTACCGCCTGGCCCTCCTCCGCACCCTCCCCCACCCGGGGCGCTTCCGGCCTTTGGCGGAGATGGGCGTCCGCCTCAAGCCCCTCCTCCAGCCCCTTCCCCTCCCCAAGCCCCTCAAGGCGCCCCTGGCCCTCCTCCCAGACCGCCTGCCCCCGGAGGCCCCCTACCAGGAGGTCTACCCCGCCAAGGGGGAAAGGAAGGCCCGGGTAGGGCTCCTTTTGGGGTGTGCGCAACGGGTTCTCCGCCCCTCCATCAACCAGGCCACCCTGCGGGTCCTCCAGGAAAACGGGGTGGAGGTGATCATCCCCCAGGCGCAGGTCTGCTGCGGGGCCCTAAACCTCCACGCCGGGGACAAGGAGGGGGCAAAGGCCTTGGCCCGAAAGAACTTAAAGGCCTTCCAGGACGTGGATTACGTGGTGAGCAACGCCGCGGGCTGCGGCTCGGGGATGAAGGAGTACCCCCTCCTCTTCCTGGGGGAGCCCGAGGAGGAGGCGGCCCGGGCCTTGGCGGCCAAGGTGAAGGACCTCACCCTCCTCCTGGACGAGCTGGGCTTCACCCCGCCCCCACCCCCCAAAACCCCCCTCCGGGTGGCCTACCACGACGCCTGCCACCTGGCCCACGCCCAAGGGGTGCGGGAGGCGCCCAGGAGGCTTCTGAAGGCGGCGGGGCTGGAGGTGCTGGAGCCTAAGGAGTGGGAGCTCTGTTGCGGGTCGGCCGGCACCTACAACCTCTTCCAGCCGGAGATCGCCGAGGCCCTGGGCCGGCGCAAGGCGGAAAACCTCAAGGCCACGGAGCCCCACCTGGTGGTCACGGGCAACATCGGCTGCCTCACCCAGATCAGCGCCTACCTCCAGGGCCTCCCCGTGCTCCACACGGCGGAGCTTCTGGCCCTCCTCTACGAGGGGAAAGACCCCCTGGCCGGGAACGAGGGGCCGGGCCTTTGA
- a CDS encoding DUF4147 domain-containing protein produces the protein METLLKEAFHQALKATDPYRLTLKALPPFRPDLILAVGKGAAPMLRAALDRYGEVPYHLTLPRGQDALGLRAVFARHPVPDGESLRAAEEVLSLLKALPPRARVLALLSGGGSALWCAPLGISLPEKQALTQALLQSGASIREINAVRKHLSRIKGGRALLATQARVHALLLSDVPGDDPSVIASGPFHPDPTPYAEALAVLDRHGLPFPEARKVLLRGALGELPETLKPGHPAFKRLTWRLVGTNLHLLRAAQAFLRREGHRAVTLSDRFGGEARALARFHAELAATIRAHGVPFRKPLFLLSGGEAQVRVRGRGQGGRNLEFLLALYAHLERPLYALAADSDGLDGNSGAAGAFLTPEVWAKGLDPRPFLEENDSLGFFQQVGTLLHTGPTGTNLNDFRLLLVD, from the coding sequence ATGGAAACCCTCTTGAAAGAAGCCTTCCACCAGGCCCTAAAGGCCACGGACCCTTACCGCCTCACCCTAAAGGCCCTCCCCCCTTTCCGGCCCGACCTGATCCTGGCGGTGGGGAAGGGGGCAGCCCCTATGCTCCGGGCGGCCCTGGACCGCTACGGGGAGGTCCCCTACCACCTAACCCTGCCCCGGGGCCAGGACGCCCTGGGCCTCCGGGCGGTCTTCGCCCGCCACCCCGTGCCCGATGGGGAAAGCCTTCGGGCGGCGGAGGAGGTCCTAAGCCTCCTTAAGGCCCTACCCCCCAGGGCCAGGGTCCTCGCCCTCCTCTCGGGGGGCGGGAGCGCCCTCTGGTGCGCCCCCTTGGGGATAAGCCTTCCGGAGAAGCAGGCCCTCACCCAGGCCCTTCTCCAAAGCGGGGCCAGCATCCGGGAGATCAACGCCGTGCGCAAGCACCTCTCCCGCATCAAGGGGGGTAGGGCCCTCCTCGCCACCCAGGCCCGCGTCCACGCCCTCCTCCTCTCCGATGTGCCGGGGGACGACCCCAGCGTCATCGCCTCCGGGCCCTTCCACCCCGACCCCACCCCCTACGCAGAGGCCCTGGCCGTCCTGGACCGCCACGGCCTCCCCTTCCCCGAGGCCCGCAAGGTGCTCCTGCGGGGGGCTTTGGGGGAGCTCCCGGAAACCCTCAAGCCGGGCCACCCCGCCTTTAAGCGCCTCACCTGGCGCCTGGTGGGGACGAACCTCCACCTCCTGCGGGCGGCCCAGGCCTTCTTGCGGCGGGAAGGGCACCGGGCCGTGACCCTTTCCGACCGCTTCGGGGGAGAGGCCCGCGCCCTGGCCCGCTTCCATGCCGAGCTTGCCGCCACCATCCGCGCCCACGGGGTGCCCTTTAGAAAGCCCCTCTTCCTCCTCTCCGGGGGCGAGGCCCAGGTGCGGGTCAGGGGCCGGGGCCAAGGGGGGCGGAACCTGGAGTTCCTCCTGGCCCTTTACGCCCACCTGGAAAGGCCCCTCTACGCCCTAGCCGCAGACTCCGACGGCCTGGACGGGAATAGCGGCGCCGCCGGGGCCTTTCTCACCCCTGAGGTCTGGGCAAAGGGCTTAGACCCAAGGCCCTTCCTGGAGGAAAACGATAGCTTGGGGTTTTTCCAACAGGTTGGCACCCTCCTCCATACCGGCCCCACGGGCACCAACCTGAACGACTTCCGCCTCCTTCTGGTAGACTGA